The following DNA comes from Mycobacterium sp. MS1601.
CTTTTCGCGCCGGCACTTCCGGGCCCCGACCTCTACCCGTCCCTGCTGAAGGACCCGAGCATCCAGCGGGTGTTGCACCTATGGCCCCACGCCCGGTGTGCGCTGATGGGCATCGGCGCACCGCCGCTGTTGCGCTCCGACATCCCGCAGTTCGTGCCCACCCGGTCCAACTCACTGCGGAACGCGGTGGGCGACGTCTGCTCACGTTTCTACAACCGCGAGGGCGCCGAAGTCTCCTTTGAAGGTGGCGACCGGCTGATTGCCGTGGAACTGGAAGCGCTGCGCCACATTCCGGTGTCTATCGGTGTCGCGATCGGCACCGACAAGGTGGAGTCGATCATCGCTGGCGCCTCCGGCGGCTACTTCAACCAGTTGGTCACCGATCCCGCGACAGCCGAGGCCATCCTGGCACGACTGGGCGAGGGCGGCGCATAGGCAGTCGGCGGCCAATCGCCCGATCAGAGCGCCATCGCCGCGGCGGCCTGGAACACCAACTGTGCGTGCAGTTCGAACAGTTCGACGAAGCGCCGCGGATTCTCCTCGATCTCATTGGCGACGAAGATGCCGTCAGCGCCTGCGATCAGGTAGGTGGTGAGCACCTCGACCTTGTCCTCGGCAAGCCCCGGAGCCACTGCGCGGATCACATCGGCGAACCGCTGGAACGTCGCATTCCGGTTGTACAGGAAACGCGTCTTGGCGTGTAACTCGACCGGTCGGCGGTCCAGCGCAAGTTTCAGTCCCAGCCTCAAGAACTCCGGACTCTCCTGCAGCGCCTTCGCGACCTCAGCACCGATCTCGCGCCCGCGCTCCTGGGCGCTGGCGGCCTCCGGCAGGCTCAACGCGCGTGACCACCGCTCGAAGCTGCGGTCGATGACCGCCGCCATCAGATCGTCCTTGTCCTCGAAGTGCCAGTAAATGGACGTCGGCGGTAGGCCACTGAGGTCGCTGACCGCCGAGATACTGGCGGCGTCGTATCCCCGTTCGGTGGCGACCGTGGTGGCCGCGTCGAGGATGCGCTCGCGGGAACGGTCGCCGTTGGCCCGGGTACGGCGGGTCGGCGACGAACCCGGCTTCTTTCTCGTCATGACCGCCTCCCTGACGTCTGATTATGCACTAATCTCTTACTATAGGGATCACTACATCAAGAGAGAGTGGCTGCGTGATGACCCACTTTTATGCACCAAGCCGTCGAGCATTTCTGACCATGGCGGGTCTGTCTTTCGCTGCCGCCACCGCCGTCTCGTGCGCGGCCGAACCATCCACCACCCCCGCGGCGACGAAGACCGGTCTGCCGTCGGAGTCCAAATACAACATCCTGTTTGTCTTCACCGACCAAGAGCGACATTTTGAGCAGTGGCCAGCCGGAATGTCGTTGCCCGGCCGCGAGCGTCTGCACAACGATGGAGTCACCTTCACCAACCACTACTGCCCGGCGGTCATGTGCACGAGTTCGCGGTCGGTGATCCTGACCGGGCTCCAGACACCGGACAACGGCATGTTCGAGAACGTCGACCTGCCGTACGTCACCTCGATGAGCCCGGATATCCCAACGGTCGGTGACATGCTGCGCGCGGCGGGCTATTACACCGCCTACAAAGGTAAATGGCATTTGAACAGCGCGTTCGAAACCGCTACGCCGGATCACCTGTTCACCGAAGAAATGGAGGCCTACGGCTTCTCCGATTTTGTGTGGCCCGGTGACGTGCTGACCCACACCCTCGGCGGGTACACCTATGACAACATGATCGGCGGCAGCGTCGTGTCGTGGCTGCGCGATCAGGGCCGTGCACTGGCGGACGAGAACAAGCCGTGGGCAATGTTCGTGAGCCTGGTGAACCCCCATGACATCATGTACTTCAACACCGACGCACCCGGCGAGCATGTTCAGGACAACGGCCGGCTTCTGATGCGGGCCGCCCGGGCCCCCAAGAACGAGCTGTATGAAAAGCGTTGGCACGCACAACTTCCCGATAGCCTGAACCAGCCGATGGATGCGGCGGGGCGACCGTCTGCACACGGCGAGTACCTCAAGGCGTGGGGCTATACGCTGGGCACCATTCCGCCGGAGGCCGAGCGCTGGGACCGATTCTCCGACTTCTATCTGAACAGCATCCGCAGTGTCGACCAGCAGGTCGCGCTCCTGCTCGACGAACTCGATGCGTTGGCGCTAACCGACAACACCATCGTCGTCTTCACCAGCGATCATGGGGAAATGGGTGGCGCTCATGGACTCCGCGGAAAAGGCCCCTTCGCCTACCAGGAAGCCATCCACCTGCCTTTGCACATCGTTCATCCTGATGTTGCAGGCGGACAGCAGGTTTCGTCTCTGACCGGACACATCGACCTGGCACCGAGCTTGCTTTCCCTTGCCGGTGTTCCGGCCGGTGCGGTGGGCGACATTGCGGGACGCGAGCTACCCGGTTCAGACCTCAGCGCGGTACTGGGCAACCCGGCTGACGCCGACGAGCACTCGGTTCGGGATGCGGTGTTGTTCACCTACAGCGGACTGGCCACCAACGACAGCGAAGTCATCCGCATAGTCGCCGATGCCAAAGCCGCCCAACGGGACCCGAAGCAGGCCATGGCCGAGATCGGTTACCGACCGGACTTGAGCAAGCGGGGCAGCCTGCGCACTATGTTCGACGGGCGGTACAAGTTCAGCCGCTACTTCGCACCCACACAGCGCAACCTTCCGCGCGACCTCGACGAACTCTATCGATTCAATGACATCGAGCTGTTCGACCTGCAAAACGACCCCGCGGAGATGACAAACCTGGCCGCCGAAAAGGGTGACAACGCCGATCTGGTCATGACCTCGAGCGCCAAACTGGAGGCGGCCATCAAGCGCGAGATCGGTCTCGACGACGGGCGCGAGATGCCAGACTTCGACAAGATCGAATGGACGATCGACCGCCTCGATCTCTGATTGGACGCCGAATCAAGGAACTGTCGGGGCCCAGCTTCTGCTGCGACCGACAACATGCCGACAGATTCACACCGTCGGGTTCATGCGTCGGTGTGGGCAAGCCGGTGCACCACATCCCGAGTGTCCGGGTAGAGCCTCGACCAGGTGGCGTAAAGGTCGTCATACAGCGCCACCGCGTCGGGATCAGGGGTGATCTCGTAGGAGATCCGCGCCCAATCTGTCTCCGGTGCAACAACTCCCGCGCCTATTGCGGCTAGTAGTGCGTCACCGTAGCTGGCTCCGATCGCCTGTTCGGGCACCAGTTGCGGGCGGCCGGTGATATCGGTCAGCGTCCGCGCCCAGATCGGGCTGCGCAGGCCGCCGCCGACGGCGACCACACGACGGGCGGTGTGCGCGTCGTCGAACTTCTCCAGTATCTGCCGAATGCCGAACGAGATTCCCTCATACGCCGCGCGGAAGAGGTGTCCCCTGCCGTGCCGCAGTGTCATGCCCGCGAACACCCCGCGCGCCCGCGCGTCGAAGACCGGCGTCCGCTCCCCCGCCAGATAGGGCAGCACCAGCAGACCCTCGCTGCCCGGCGGGACAGCCTGAGCCTCAGCCATCAATTCCTCGAAGGGTGCGCCACCGGTGACGGCCTGCAACCAGTTGACCAGGCTGCCTGCTGTAGCGGTCCCCGCGGCCAGAGCATGGGTACCGTGTTCCACTCCGGAGGTGGTCCACAACACAGGGTCGGCGTGGTAGCCCTCGATGATCTGCACCAAGAACATCGTCGATCCGTACATCAGCATCTGATCGCCGGGATGGCGCACCCCCACGGAGAATGCCTCGGCGAACGCGTCCACCGTGCCCGCCGCCACCGGGGTGCCCACCGGCACACCGGTGGCCGCCGCGGCCTGGGCGTGCACCGTGCCGACCACCTCACTGGGCCAGACCAGCCGGGGCAGCGGCAGGTGCCCGCAGATCCGTTGTGCCCATTCGGTGTTCCAGGCAAAGGTGCGGGTGGCGTACAAGGGGTCACACTGGCTGGCGGTGTGGTGATCCATGACGTACTCGCCGGTGAGCTTCGCGGCGATGTAGGAGTTGGAGCCGTACCAACCGGTGGCGTCGGCGAAAACCTCGGGTTCATGGCGGCGCACCCATTCGATCTTCGGACCCACCGCCTGACTGGATAGCAATGTCCCGGCGCGATCGAGGATGGCGTCGGCACCCAATTCGGCTGTCAGGAGCTCGATTTCGGCTTCGGCGCGGGAATCGACGCCATAGAGGATGGCCGGCCGCAAAGGCCGAAGCTGCTGATCGCACAACACCAGACACGGTCCGACCCCGCTGACACACATCG
Coding sequences within:
- a CDS encoding TetR/AcrR family transcriptional regulator, whose protein sequence is MTRKKPGSSPTRRTRANGDRSRERILDAATTVATERGYDAASISAVSDLSGLPPTSIYWHFEDKDDLMAAVIDRSFERWSRALSLPEAASAQERGREIGAEVAKALQESPEFLRLGLKLALDRRPVELHAKTRFLYNRNATFQRFADVIRAVAPGLAEDKVEVLTTYLIAGADGIFVANEIEENPRRFVELFELHAQLVFQAAAAMAL
- a CDS encoding FGGY-family carbohydrate kinase; its protein translation is MDLLLGIDMGTGSSKGVLVDSTGVVLATETISHSMSLPRPGWAEVDAESLWWREVCVISRALVSRVPTGARIAAMCVSGVGPCLVLCDQQLRPLRPAILYGVDSRAEAEIELLTAELGADAILDRAGTLLSSQAVGPKIEWVRRHEPEVFADATGWYGSNSYIAAKLTGEYVMDHHTASQCDPLYATRTFAWNTEWAQRICGHLPLPRLVWPSEVVGTVHAQAAAATGVPVGTPVAAGTVDAFAEAFSVGVRHPGDQMLMYGSTMFLVQIIEGYHADPVLWTTSGVEHGTHALAAGTATAGSLVNWLQAVTGGAPFEELMAEAQAVPPGSEGLLVLPYLAGERTPVFDARARGVFAGMTLRHGRGHLFRAAYEGISFGIRQILEKFDDAHTARRVVAVGGGLRSPIWARTLTDITGRPQLVPEQAIGASYGDALLAAIGAGVVAPETDWARISYEITPDPDAVALYDDLYATWSRLYPDTRDVVHRLAHTDA
- a CDS encoding sulfatase-like hydrolase/transferase, with amino-acid sequence MAGLSFAAATAVSCAAEPSTTPAATKTGLPSESKYNILFVFTDQERHFEQWPAGMSLPGRERLHNDGVTFTNHYCPAVMCTSSRSVILTGLQTPDNGMFENVDLPYVTSMSPDIPTVGDMLRAAGYYTAYKGKWHLNSAFETATPDHLFTEEMEAYGFSDFVWPGDVLTHTLGGYTYDNMIGGSVVSWLRDQGRALADENKPWAMFVSLVNPHDIMYFNTDAPGEHVQDNGRLLMRAARAPKNELYEKRWHAQLPDSLNQPMDAAGRPSAHGEYLKAWGYTLGTIPPEAERWDRFSDFYLNSIRSVDQQVALLLDELDALALTDNTIVVFTSDHGEMGGAHGLRGKGPFAYQEAIHLPLHIVHPDVAGGQQVSSLTGHIDLAPSLLSLAGVPAGAVGDIAGRELPGSDLSAVLGNPADADEHSVRDAVLFTYSGLATNDSEVIRIVADAKAAQRDPKQAMAEIGYRPDLSKRGSLRTMFDGRYKFSRYFAPTQRNLPRDLDELYRFNDIELFDLQNDPAEMTNLAAEKGDNADLVMTSSAKLEAAIKREIGLDDGREMPDFDKIEWTIDRLDL